One segment of Gordonia terrae DNA contains the following:
- a CDS encoding BtrH N-terminal domain-containing protein, with protein MGGHCGSGAMRDLMEWTGLGYDGPPDEGLVFALGGALSLTYIRSKALMPPVYLVGRGPDFEIDLPRRLGGTVEVLATDDPAEGWENLRGEIDQGRPALVWAEIAELPYLRVQLRMSRHDIVVVGYDETQGVAYIADNDREDLQRVPLDALARARRSTSFPEPTRHTLFRINWPQTPPSILEVAAQAFAQSAASLSTPGASTIAGPAEHGSHGLDAASALASDVCSWGALSTDDLEMHLFSLGAFIEKAGTGGGLFRRLLAQGCDEIARLTGDHATAILAANAHHAATSWTAVARAAVQKDHASSERLRSVTTLAAALPEAETTLEASLRKAAASLSG; from the coding sequence ATGGGTGGCCACTGTGGGTCCGGTGCGATGCGAGACCTCATGGAGTGGACCGGGCTCGGTTACGACGGCCCACCCGACGAGGGCCTCGTCTTTGCCCTCGGCGGAGCCCTCTCCCTCACCTACATTCGATCAAAAGCGCTGATGCCACCCGTGTACTTAGTCGGACGAGGACCTGATTTTGAGATCGACCTCCCCCGCCGTCTGGGCGGCACCGTCGAGGTGCTTGCCACAGACGACCCGGCCGAGGGTTGGGAGAACCTTCGTGGCGAGATCGATCAGGGACGCCCTGCACTGGTCTGGGCGGAGATCGCAGAACTCCCCTACCTGCGGGTCCAGTTGCGCATGAGCCGCCACGACATCGTTGTAGTCGGCTACGACGAGACGCAAGGCGTCGCGTACATCGCCGACAACGATCGCGAAGACCTTCAACGCGTCCCACTGGACGCACTCGCACGCGCGCGCCGCTCGACCTCCTTCCCGGAGCCAACCCGACACACGCTGTTTCGTATCAATTGGCCACAGACGCCACCTTCGATTCTCGAGGTGGCCGCACAGGCATTCGCACAATCCGCAGCGAGCCTGAGCACCCCAGGCGCATCGACGATCGCCGGGCCCGCAGAACACGGGTCACACGGCCTCGACGCTGCCAGCGCGCTCGCATCCGACGTCTGCAGCTGGGGAGCCCTGTCGACCGACGACCTCGAGATGCATTTATTCAGCCTCGGCGCCTTCATCGAGAAAGCGGGGACCGGCGGCGGCCTGTTCCGCCGACTGCTGGCACAGGGCTGCGACGAAATCGCGCGCCTCACCGGCGATCACGCCACCGCCATCCTTGCAGCCAACGCCCACCATGCGGCGACATCCTGGACTGCAGTCGCACGCGCAGCAGTACAGAAGGATCACGCCTCATCCGAGCGGCTCCGATCCGTCACAACCCTCGCGGCGGCTCTACCCGAGGCGGAAACGACCCTGGAGGCGTCACTACGAAAGGCCGCAGCATCCTTGTCAGGCTAA
- a CDS encoding transglutaminase-like domain-containing protein — MTTSPTNAVSPAALTGSRFLDIEHATVATFTREAVGNATTDKDKAGRLFTAVRDAIRYDPYTVSNDPEHYRASHVIESGRGYCVPKAVVLTAAFRAAGIPARLGFADVRNHLQTGALRELMGTDVFVYHGYSHVYIDGRWLKATPAFNSELCARFGVAPIDFTGDSDALLHAHSADGSTHMEYVRERGVYNDLPLDNILVALKEAYGPLILTQRATSLDAFHA; from the coding sequence ATGACCACATCACCGACAAATGCGGTCAGCCCGGCGGCGCTGACGGGTTCACGCTTCCTCGACATCGAGCACGCCACCGTCGCAACCTTCACACGCGAAGCCGTCGGCAACGCGACCACCGACAAAGACAAAGCCGGCCGCCTGTTCACCGCGGTGCGCGACGCCATCCGCTACGACCCGTACACCGTCTCCAACGACCCAGAGCACTACCGGGCCAGCCATGTAATCGAATCCGGGCGTGGATACTGCGTCCCCAAGGCCGTCGTGCTTACCGCCGCATTCCGCGCCGCCGGGATCCCAGCGCGGCTAGGCTTCGCCGACGTCCGTAATCACCTCCAAACGGGCGCCCTACGTGAGCTGATGGGAACCGACGTCTTCGTCTATCACGGGTACAGCCACGTCTACATAGACGGACGGTGGCTCAAGGCGACACCCGCGTTCAACTCGGAACTGTGCGCGCGGTTCGGAGTCGCCCCGATCGACTTCACCGGCGACAGCGACGCGTTGCTCCACGCTCACTCCGCGGACGGCTCAACACACATGGAGTACGTCCGCGAAAGAGGTGTGTACAACGACCTGCCTCTCGACAACATCCTGGTGGCTCTCAAAGAGGCCTATGGCCCTCTTATACTCACGCAGCGTGCGACGTCACTAGATGCATTCCACGCCTAA
- a CDS encoding NAD(P)/FAD-dependent oxidoreductase produces the protein MSTDRVVIVGASHAGAQLAANLRKEKWAGAILLIGDEGRLPYQRPPLSKAYLAGDCHLDDVAIRSRQFYDKQRIELVDGTVTSIDRAERTVTLGNNDAVSYSKLALCTGARARALPVPGADLPGVHYLRTATDVEAIRAAAVPGSRVVIVGGGYIGLETAASLRTLGVEVTVLEAAGRVLERVTAPVVSEFFDRIHREKGVEVRTDAMVEGFRGDERVDGVVLSGGETLAADLVIVGVGVIPNTELAAAAGIDVENGILVDDRARTSDPDIVAAGDCANHRIERYGRRVRLECVSATTEHAKIAAATICDNTTGRAALPWFWSDQYDLKLQIAGLNTGYDEVLVSGNPAHGRDFTCYYLTAGELIAADCVNRPADFVTAKRAIAQRAPIVRSELIGAAP, from the coding sequence GTGAGTACTGATCGGGTCGTGATCGTCGGCGCAAGCCACGCGGGCGCACAGCTGGCGGCCAATTTGCGCAAGGAGAAGTGGGCTGGGGCCATCCTGCTGATCGGCGACGAGGGCCGCCTGCCGTATCAGCGGCCGCCGCTGTCCAAGGCATACCTGGCTGGCGATTGCCATCTCGACGATGTCGCGATTCGGAGCCGCCAGTTCTACGACAAGCAACGGATCGAGCTCGTCGACGGGACCGTGACCTCGATCGACCGTGCCGAACGAACCGTCACTCTTGGCAACAACGACGCGGTGTCCTACTCGAAGTTGGCCCTGTGCACCGGCGCTCGAGCTCGCGCACTGCCGGTCCCCGGCGCCGACCTGCCGGGCGTGCACTATCTGCGCACCGCCACCGATGTCGAGGCCATCCGCGCCGCCGCGGTCCCGGGTTCGCGGGTCGTCATTGTCGGCGGCGGGTACATCGGCCTGGAGACAGCGGCCTCGCTTCGAACCCTGGGTGTCGAGGTCACCGTCCTGGAGGCGGCAGGACGCGTACTCGAACGTGTCACGGCGCCCGTCGTGTCGGAATTCTTCGATCGAATTCACCGCGAGAAGGGTGTCGAGGTACGGACCGACGCAATGGTCGAAGGGTTCCGCGGCGACGAACGAGTCGACGGCGTTGTCCTGTCCGGGGGGGAGACGCTGGCCGCTGACCTGGTCATCGTCGGCGTCGGCGTCATTCCGAACACGGAGCTCGCAGCAGCTGCGGGCATCGACGTCGAAAACGGCATCCTCGTCGACGACCGCGCTCGTACCAGCGATCCTGACATCGTCGCAGCCGGCGACTGCGCCAACCACCGAATCGAGCGGTACGGGCGACGTGTTCGTCTCGAGTGCGTGTCCGCAACAACCGAGCACGCCAAGATCGCGGCGGCCACAATCTGCGACAACACAACCGGTCGCGCCGCACTGCCATGGTTCTGGTCCGACCAATACGACCTCAAACTCCAGATCGCCGGGCTCAACACCGGATACGACGAGGTGCTGGTCAGCGGCAACCCCGCCCATGGCCGCGACTTCACCTGCTACTACTTAACCGCCGGAGAACTGATTGCAGCTGACTGCGTCAACAGACCCGCTGACTTCGTGACCGCCAAGCGCGCCATTGCACAACGAGCGCCGATCGTCAGGTCCGAATTGATCGGAGCGGCCCCATGA
- a CDS encoding cytochrome P450, with product MSITTAIAEKAQSMIPIDLQIRGAHVYDKTRRIVTRTDGKKIFTETPIPPVEDVELTDIDLSNPFLYRQGMWRSYFERVRNEAPVHFQPRSPFGPFWSVTRHADIIAVDKNHEAFSAEPFIIIGRPPRFMDIAMFIAMDPPRHDKQRAAVQGVVAPKNLREMEGLIRSRVREVVEELPLDEPFDWVQTVSVELTARMLATLLDYPYEQRHKLVQWSDLATSMEQANGGPSDNDKVFREMVAMAQGLSALWRDKAARTAAGEETGFDLITMLQSNEDTKNLLDNSPMEFLGNLVLLIVGGNDTTRNSMSGGVLALNEFPEQFEKLKANPDLIPNAVSEIIRWQTPLAYMRRVAKKDVMLNGQFIRAGDKVVMWYASGNRDERVFDRPDELIIDRSNARNHIAFGFGVHRCMGNRLAELQLRILWEELLERFDDIEVVGDPEYVQSNFVRGISKMMVRLTPKPET from the coding sequence ATGAGCATTACCACCGCGATCGCCGAGAAGGCGCAGTCCATGATCCCGATCGATCTGCAGATCCGTGGCGCTCACGTCTATGACAAGACCCGCCGGATCGTCACCCGAACCGACGGCAAGAAAATCTTCACCGAGACCCCCATCCCGCCGGTCGAGGACGTCGAACTCACTGACATCGATCTGAGCAACCCATTTCTCTACCGACAGGGCATGTGGCGGTCCTACTTCGAGCGTGTGCGCAATGAGGCGCCCGTTCACTTCCAGCCCCGCAGTCCCTTCGGGCCGTTCTGGTCGGTCACTCGACATGCCGACATCATCGCTGTCGACAAAAACCATGAAGCGTTCTCCGCCGAACCGTTCATCATCATCGGTCGGCCCCCGCGTTTCATGGATATCGCGATGTTCATCGCCATGGACCCGCCGCGGCACGACAAGCAGCGCGCCGCCGTCCAGGGAGTCGTCGCACCGAAGAACCTGCGCGAGATGGAGGGCCTCATCCGGTCTCGCGTCCGGGAAGTCGTCGAGGAGCTACCGCTCGACGAACCGTTCGACTGGGTCCAGACCGTGTCGGTCGAACTGACCGCGCGGATGCTCGCGACATTGCTCGACTACCCCTACGAGCAGCGCCACAAACTCGTCCAGTGGTCGGATTTGGCCACGTCGATGGAGCAGGCCAACGGCGGACCATCGGACAACGACAAAGTTTTCCGCGAGATGGTCGCGATGGCACAGGGCTTGAGTGCGCTGTGGCGAGACAAGGCCGCGCGGACCGCGGCAGGCGAGGAGACCGGATTCGACCTCATCACCATGCTGCAGAGCAACGAGGACACCAAGAACCTTCTCGACAATAGCCCGATGGAGTTCCTCGGGAACCTCGTGCTGCTGATCGTCGGCGGCAACGACACCACCCGCAACTCGATGAGCGGCGGAGTGCTGGCTCTCAACGAGTTTCCCGAGCAGTTCGAGAAACTCAAAGCCAATCCGGATCTGATTCCCAATGCGGTGTCGGAGATTATCCGGTGGCAAACCCCGCTGGCATACATGCGTCGGGTCGCCAAGAAGGACGTGATGCTCAACGGTCAGTTCATCCGCGCAGGTGACAAAGTCGTCATGTGGTATGCCTCCGGCAACCGCGACGAGCGAGTGTTCGACCGCCCGGACGAGCTCATCATCGATCGGTCCAACGCTCGCAACCACATCGCGTTCGGTTTCGGTGTGCACCGTTGCATGGGAAACCGTTTGGCCGAATTGCAGTTGCGCATTCTCTGGGAAGAACTTCTCGAGCGCTTCGACGACATCGAGGTGGTCGGTGATCCGGAGTACGTGCAGTCCAACTTCGTTCGTGGGATCAGCAAGATGATGGTCCGTCTGACTCCCAAGCCGGAGACGTGA
- a CDS encoding 2Fe-2S iron-sulfur cluster-binding protein produces MATITYVTHDGEDYPAPVMPGRSLMQTAVDQAIPGIDGDCGGEAACGTCHVVVDSAWIDTVGHSTDVEEGMLSMHPEREANSRLSCQMTAREEWDGLTVHLPEFQL; encoded by the coding sequence ATGGCCACGATCACCTACGTGACCCACGACGGCGAGGACTACCCCGCGCCGGTGATGCCCGGCAGGTCACTGATGCAGACCGCGGTCGACCAGGCGATACCGGGCATTGATGGCGACTGTGGCGGTGAGGCGGCATGCGGAACCTGCCACGTCGTCGTCGACAGCGCGTGGATCGACACCGTCGGCCACAGCACAGACGTCGAAGAAGGCATGTTGAGCATGCACCCCGAGCGTGAGGCCAACTCGCGGCTGTCGTGTCAGATGACCGCGCGCGAAGAGTGGGACGGGTTGACCGTTCACCTCCCCGAGTTCCAGTTGTGA
- a CDS encoding helix-turn-helix domain-containing protein, which yields MSLVESGMPPLAFAQLLDSGALGAAETRAFERIMAREGVDLAVVIARQGQVPVRWFHEVYPAMDSQQGFRLGVAFAEHAQLTSFGPISLPLVSAGSVVEVVQLLQFLPLISTALSTEFQHGDSGLTIALAGRTDSAGTDCFAVTYGGLAVLRLVDMLAGAVPSVELHLTCQAPADLIAVGEIGHRIVFNAPAAFVHIPAAVLYDVCRFSDPVAYRIGIAELRRVYEQRRPSSYTQLVRAQFDADPARADGARIAAELSISVSTLKRRLNAEGTTLRRLRQQFVQERATARLLDPGIGVGEIAAELGYSDAASFSHAFTRWVGCSPTRFRRAPANRQAAPGI from the coding sequence ATGAGCCTTGTCGAGTCGGGGATGCCGCCGCTGGCGTTCGCCCAGCTCCTCGACAGCGGCGCCTTGGGCGCGGCGGAGACCCGAGCGTTCGAACGCATCATGGCCCGCGAGGGCGTCGATCTCGCGGTCGTCATTGCGCGACAGGGCCAAGTGCCTGTCCGGTGGTTTCACGAGGTGTATCCGGCGATGGATTCCCAGCAGGGATTCCGGTTGGGCGTAGCGTTCGCCGAGCACGCTCAGCTCACCTCGTTCGGCCCCATCAGTTTGCCGCTGGTCAGTGCGGGTTCCGTCGTCGAAGTTGTTCAACTGCTTCAGTTCTTGCCCCTGATATCGACCGCGCTGAGCACCGAGTTCCAGCACGGAGATTCTGGACTGACGATCGCTCTGGCCGGGCGCACCGACAGCGCCGGCACCGATTGTTTCGCCGTCACCTACGGTGGTCTGGCTGTCCTGCGGTTGGTGGACATGCTCGCCGGTGCCGTCCCCTCCGTGGAGCTTCATCTGACATGCCAGGCGCCGGCAGACCTGATCGCCGTGGGTGAGATCGGCCATCGGATCGTTTTCAACGCGCCCGCGGCGTTCGTGCACATACCGGCTGCCGTGCTCTACGACGTGTGCCGTTTCTCCGACCCCGTGGCCTACCGGATCGGTATTGCCGAGCTTCGACGCGTCTACGAACAGCGTAGGCCCAGTTCCTACACGCAGCTGGTCCGCGCACAGTTCGATGCCGACCCTGCCCGCGCTGACGGTGCTCGTATCGCGGCGGAGCTGTCGATATCGGTGAGCACACTCAAGCGACGCCTGAACGCCGAGGGCACCACCCTGCGTCGCCTGCGGCAGCAGTTCGTCCAAGAACGGGCCACCGCGCGACTGCTGGATCCGGGCATCGGTGTCGGCGAGATAGCCGCAGAACTGGGGTACTCCGACGCCGCCAGCTTCTCTCATGCGTTCACACGGTGGGTCGGATGCTCCCCGACGCGGTTTCGCCGCGCACCGGCGAATCGGCAGGCAGCGCCGGGCATCTGA
- a CDS encoding PaaI family thioesterase, whose protein sequence is MSAPTKLPAHSPSCMGCGPENASGLQLEVYRDGDRVFADHSFTTKHSGGPGLAHGGAISAACDDIMGFTLWIAGTPAVTRTLTVKYRRPVPLHVPVRLTACIDEDADHILHIGASGTVDGETYFSATGEFVKVDLMHFARYADTSTVDSFFVNLLRAD, encoded by the coding sequence ATGTCAGCACCCACCAAACTGCCCGCACACTCCCCATCGTGCATGGGCTGCGGGCCGGAGAATGCCAGCGGCCTGCAGCTCGAGGTGTACCGCGACGGCGACCGCGTTTTTGCCGATCACTCTTTCACCACCAAGCATTCCGGTGGACCAGGTTTGGCGCACGGAGGCGCTATCTCGGCCGCGTGCGACGACATCATGGGATTCACGCTGTGGATCGCCGGCACCCCGGCCGTCACGCGCACGTTGACCGTCAAGTACCGCCGACCGGTACCCCTCCACGTACCAGTACGTCTTACGGCGTGCATCGACGAGGACGCCGATCACATCCTGCACATCGGGGCGAGCGGGACTGTGGACGGCGAGACCTACTTTTCCGCCACCGGCGAGTTCGTGAAAGTCGATCTCATGCACTTCGCGCGCTACGCCGACACCTCCACGGTAGACAGCTTTTTCGTCAATCTTCTTCGCGCGGACTGA